The Chrysemys picta bellii isolate R12L10 chromosome 5, ASM1138683v2, whole genome shotgun sequence genome includes a window with the following:
- the LOC135983702 gene encoding myb/SANT-like DNA-binding domain-containing protein 2, with amino-acid sequence MESQDLKRAPAWTEREVRDLLTIWGDESVLAELRSSKRNGKVLEKVSKAMKDRGHNRDTQQCRVKIKELRQAYHKAREANGRSGAEPQTCRFYTELHAILGGAATTTPTVCYDSVNGETHREDGSGNEEDEDGGTVGSSQQQGSGETGFPNSQDMFVTLDLEPVTPEHTQDPQGTQETSAANVSPSQRLVNIRKRKRRTRDDMFTELQMSSHADRAQQNAWRQSMSDMRKAQYEREERWRAEWRDEKSK; translated from the exons atggagtcccaggatctcaaaagagctccagcatggaccgaacgggaggtacgggatctgctcaccatatggggagatgaatcagtgctagctgaactccgtagcagtaaaagaaatggcaaagtattagaaaaggtctccaaggccatgaaggaccggggccataacagggacacacagcagtgccgcgtgaaaattaaggagctacggcaagcctaccacaaagccagagaagcaaatggaaggtccggggcagagccgcaaacttgccgcttctacacggagctgcatgccattctagggggtgcagccaccactaccccaaccgtgtgctatgactccgtcaatggagaaacacacagggaagacggttcggggaacgaggaagatgaggatggaggtactgtaggtagctcacagcagcaaggaagcggagaaaccggtttccccaacagccaggatatgtttgtcaccctggacctggaaccagtaacccccgaacacacccaagaccctcagggcacacaggagacctctg ctgcaaatgtttctccttcgcagaggctagtgaacattagaaagagaaaacggaggacgcgggacgatatgttcacggagctccagatgtcctcccacgctgatagagcacagcagaatgcgtggaggcagtcaatgtcagacatgagaaaagcacaatatgaacgagaggagaggtggcgtgctgaatggcgggatgaaaagagcaagtag